One window from the genome of Aureibacillus halotolerans encodes:
- a CDS encoding winged helix-turn-helix domain-containing protein, with amino-acid sequence MSDLNQLTKLLFDETGHKILTATSKESKTTKEIAKAIGVPASNLYYKINKLVGADALRLTEQTQQGNLIENYYSSGHLFEGDGVLIQGENLKKNMNLFTQHYLLKQKQMLKLLEKSIDEDANAKEDRVKFLLTSVSLSSTDWDELNELISDFLESKHMEEPTGNEIEVVVASAQKKFL; translated from the coding sequence ATGAGCGATCTGAACCAACTTACTAAACTGTTGTTTGATGAGACCGGCCACAAGATCCTAACGGCCACCTCAAAAGAAAGCAAAACGACGAAAGAAATTGCAAAAGCAATTGGCGTGCCAGCCTCCAACCTTTACTATAAAATCAACAAGCTGGTGGGTGCCGATGCATTGAGACTGACTGAACAAACCCAGCAAGGCAACTTAATTGAAAACTACTATTCCAGTGGACATTTGTTTGAAGGTGATGGGGTGCTCATTCAAGGGGAAAACCTGAAAAAGAATATGAATCTCTTTACCCAACACTATCTGCTTAAACAAAAACAAATGCTAAAGTTGTTGGAGAAGAGTATTGATGAAGATGCGAATGCAAAAGAAGATCGCGTCAAATTCTTGCTGACGAGTGTTTCACTTTCATCGACTGATTGGGATGAGCTGAATGAACTCATTAGTGACTTCCTCGAGAGTAAGCACATGGAGGAGCCAACGGGGAATGAAATCGAAGTGGTCGTAGCATCTGCTCAAAAGAAGTTTCTTTAA
- a CDS encoding MATE family efflux transporter, translating to MTHRTYLGLVIPLLLASLTTPFLGIVDTAIVGRFPDASYLGGVAIATMIFNTLYWLFGFLRVATSGFTAQALGSGNEENQRLALIRPFSIALIVGSMFILLQVPILYSAVVLTGADPSVSDAASTYFSIRIWGAPFALANFVLLGWLMGMSYVKLSLLLVFLTNALNILLSLLFVPVFQWGMEGLAAATLVAEMASTLLGLLIVQRKIDVRSLVSRSFVKNVLGDKQGLKKIFQVNRDLFIRTICLLLAFQLFTIVGAQLGTEVLAANAILMQMQFLIVYMFDGFANASSILTGKAIGGRDKTLYYETVKMTLRWCIYSSLLLAGIYWLTKDLVLPMFTTLESVLVLLGEFSHWPVYVALTAGFGVLGYGLFTGATEVSYVRNSMIWACALYVLSLYPLIQIFGNHGLWVSFILFCGGRSVFLFIYLPRLHKKLWGNEEGRV from the coding sequence ATGACACACAGAACGTATTTGGGCCTAGTTATTCCTTTACTACTGGCCTCCTTAACAACACCATTTCTAGGTATTGTCGATACCGCCATTGTCGGACGCTTTCCAGACGCCTCCTATTTAGGGGGCGTTGCGATTGCGACGATGATTTTTAATACGCTTTACTGGTTGTTTGGCTTTCTGCGTGTCGCTACATCAGGATTTACCGCCCAAGCGCTTGGTTCTGGAAATGAAGAAAACCAACGGCTCGCACTGATTCGCCCTTTTAGCATTGCCCTTATCGTTGGCAGCATGTTCATTTTATTGCAAGTGCCTATTCTTTACAGTGCGGTCGTACTCACAGGCGCAGATCCGAGCGTAAGTGATGCGGCGAGCACGTACTTTTCAATTCGCATTTGGGGGGCACCGTTTGCGCTTGCTAATTTTGTCCTGCTTGGCTGGCTCATGGGGATGTCCTATGTGAAGCTGTCATTGCTGCTCGTTTTTTTGACGAACGCCTTGAACATTTTGCTTAGCCTCTTATTTGTTCCTGTCTTCCAATGGGGGATGGAGGGACTTGCGGCGGCGACACTCGTTGCGGAAATGGCATCAACACTGCTTGGCCTTCTTATCGTTCAACGCAAAATTGATGTGCGCTCATTAGTGTCTCGTTCCTTTGTTAAAAATGTCCTTGGCGATAAACAGGGACTTAAAAAGATATTCCAAGTGAATCGTGATCTGTTTATCCGTACCATTTGTCTTCTCCTTGCCTTCCAGCTGTTTACGATTGTCGGTGCTCAGCTCGGCACAGAGGTACTTGCCGCAAATGCGATCCTGATGCAAATGCAATTTCTGATCGTGTATATGTTTGACGGGTTTGCCAATGCCTCAAGCATATTGACCGGGAAAGCGATCGGTGGAAGAGATAAAACCCTTTACTATGAAACAGTTAAGATGACCCTGCGCTGGTGTATTTACAGCTCATTGCTACTGGCAGGCATCTATTGGCTGACAAAAGATCTTGTGCTGCCAATGTTTACGACCCTTGAGAGTGTGCTCGTGTTGCTTGGTGAATTTAGCCATTGGCCAGTTTATGTAGCCCTTACCGCAGGCTTTGGTGTCCTTGGCTATGGGCTGTTCACTGGGGCAACCGAGGTGAGCTATGTCCGCAATTCGATGATATGGGCATGCGCGTTGTATGTGCTTAGTCTGTACCCGCTCATTCAAATCTTCGGGAACCACGGTCTCTGGGTCTCGTTTATTCTGTTTTGTGGCGGACGTTCGGTCTTTCTTTTCATCTATTTGCCGCGCTTGCATAAAAAGCTTTGGGGCAATGAGGAAGGCCGAGTGTAG
- a CDS encoding AAA family ATPase, producing MPVHVTKSVVYLISGPLGVGKSTVSKTLANTMHQCALIEGDLLLHMYHGETEPPWEDRLRLAWLHIAAVTRNLVRDGLDVVIDFVVEDELPWFCDQLSDLDAALHYAVLHADPDIISGRLARRGDSEVFHRSLFLRSKLIASPDNQTFLLDAGSKQPAELAGLILKDARFKINGM from the coding sequence ATGCCCGTGCATGTTACTAAAAGTGTTGTCTACCTGATCTCAGGCCCACTAGGGGTCGGTAAATCAACCGTTTCCAAAACGCTGGCTAACACGATGCATCAATGCGCATTGATTGAGGGCGATCTCTTATTGCACATGTACCACGGAGAGACCGAACCCCCTTGGGAGGATCGTCTCCGATTAGCTTGGCTTCATATCGCTGCCGTGACTCGTAACCTGGTGCGAGATGGGCTGGACGTGGTGATCGATTTCGTCGTGGAAGACGAGCTGCCATGGTTCTGTGACCAATTATCTGATCTCGATGCGGCATTGCACTATGCTGTGCTACACGCGGATCCGGACATTATCTCCGGTAGGCTCGCTAGGCGGGGCGATTCGGAGGTTTTTCACCGCTCCCTTTTCCTTCGGAGCAAACTGATCGCATCTCCGGACAACCAGACATTTCTACTGGACGCGGGCAGCAAGCAGCCGGCTGAGCTTGCTGGGCTTATTTTGAAGGATGCCAGATTCAAAATCAATGGGATGTAG
- a CDS encoding GNAT family N-acetyltransferase yields MLKANEADIKEILEGTPQVIHEGTLGHASPSSEKVNTLVLPLLQKGGYYLVEKAGDEVIGWVFLGPRTDSFTDERIGFIYELYVKEEHRGQGLAKQLLDEAIRQLQEQGNKEIRLSVFSGNEAVRLYEQLGFRPHTMTMSLKQ; encoded by the coding sequence GTGCTAAAGGCAAACGAGGCCGACATCAAAGAGATTTTAGAAGGCACCCCTCAGGTCATTCATGAGGGAACATTGGGGCATGCGAGCCCATCATCGGAAAAAGTAAATACACTTGTTCTACCCCTTCTCCAAAAGGGAGGCTATTATTTGGTGGAAAAAGCGGGCGATGAGGTAATAGGCTGGGTGTTTCTTGGACCTCGGACAGATTCATTCACAGATGAACGTATTGGATTTATCTATGAGCTTTATGTAAAAGAAGAACACAGGGGACAAGGTCTTGCTAAACAGTTGTTAGATGAAGCCATTCGACAATTACAGGAGCAGGGAAACAAAGAAATTCGTCTTAGTGTCTTTAGTGGTAATGAGGCCGTGCGTCTGTATGAACAGCTTGGATTTCGTCCACACACGATGACGATGAGTTTAAAACAGTAA
- a CDS encoding putative RNA methyltransferase has product MVHENKHVKNARYVRTVESMFACPVCRASMKVVHYQSLICSNHHTFDFAKRGYINFMNQPVNTKYSKGLFEARRKLMTEEAFFEPLSHAIASAIHAHVAKPKKTSSILDMGCGEGTLLSTICNKVSSRGIRDVIGAGSDISKAGIAMASKNYSDKVWTVADIANPPFKESQFDVILSILSPSNYAECNRLLRTGGIVVKVVPRSGYLKEIREVLFHKATKKYSNEATLERFSKHFQVAEHFRLCYTTRLNPASMKWLVQMTPLTWSLTEEKEMSLAEEISNQITVDLDVMIGISPK; this is encoded by the coding sequence GTGGTTCATGAAAATAAACACGTAAAGAATGCGCGTTATGTACGTACTGTCGAATCCATGTTTGCCTGTCCTGTTTGTCGTGCGTCTATGAAGGTTGTGCACTATCAAAGTTTAATCTGCTCCAACCATCATACGTTTGATTTTGCCAAGCGTGGATACATCAATTTTATGAATCAACCTGTCAATACGAAGTACAGTAAGGGGCTATTTGAAGCACGACGAAAGCTTATGACTGAAGAGGCTTTCTTTGAGCCTTTAAGCCATGCCATCGCAAGTGCCATACATGCTCATGTTGCTAAACCAAAGAAAACGAGCTCTATACTTGATATGGGGTGTGGCGAGGGGACGCTCCTTTCAACGATTTGTAATAAAGTTTCTTCTCGAGGAATTCGTGATGTGATAGGAGCTGGGAGCGATATTTCTAAAGCCGGAATTGCAATGGCTTCGAAGAACTACTCCGACAAGGTTTGGACTGTCGCTGACATTGCCAATCCGCCATTCAAAGAGTCCCAGTTTGATGTGATTCTTTCAATCTTATCCCCTTCAAATTACGCTGAATGCAATCGGTTGTTGAGAACTGGGGGCATCGTCGTAAAGGTTGTTCCCAGAAGTGGTTATTTGAAAGAGATACGTGAGGTCCTTTTTCATAAAGCAACCAAAAAGTATTCCAATGAAGCGACATTGGAGAGGTTTTCAAAGCATTTTCAAGTCGCCGAACATTTTAGACTATGTTATACAACTCGCTTAAATCCAGCTTCAATGAAGTGGTTAGTCCAAATGACACCTCTGACTTGGTCGTTAACTGAGGAAAAAGAAATGTCTCTAGCAGAGGAGATTTCGAATCAAATCACCGTTGATTTGGATGTTATGATCGGCATTTCACCTAAATAA
- a CDS encoding MFS transporter yields MKGFKTRCAKLLLGGRCLSTLGDSVYQLAIVWYMYELTQSPLFTGLTIACMTVPNVFSFLFGPMIDRANKQFLLAHAQLIQAILMTVLPISLLLGYEHVGLVLAVAFCIAFFENFQGTAEISIAPQLVGKEDLGHFNSVLNGSSQVVNLLMTGLFSIVLVYLGIIQVYLFVAIAFFAAFLCFAFIRREGTNRKTSKNTKLMTPGKGYKKELKEGFAYVKSTRLLIIMLPFVLANGLLSGVQAVLPDYAQTLGSTTYYGWLMFSISIGLVVGSLGSSLILRFPVGKLFVILPFLTGILWLCSLLQQEMLLSFILFGLSFVPFGMMNIVFITLVQQSVDSALLSRVLSLCESILVLSIPGGALLGGFIASLLGPQLMMFASAAAFAIIGLFFLVHPFLRALPALDELTLHEESKTYERSEPTY; encoded by the coding sequence ATGAAGGGGTTTAAGACAAGATGTGCCAAGCTTTTATTAGGGGGAAGGTGCTTGTCCACATTAGGAGATAGTGTGTACCAGCTTGCGATTGTTTGGTACATGTATGAATTGACGCAAAGCCCATTGTTTACTGGACTGACGATCGCTTGTATGACAGTGCCGAACGTCTTTTCCTTCCTTTTTGGGCCAATGATTGATCGTGCAAACAAACAGTTTCTCCTGGCTCATGCCCAATTGATCCAAGCGATCTTGATGACTGTTCTGCCTATCAGCCTGTTGTTAGGCTATGAGCATGTCGGTCTTGTGTTAGCCGTCGCGTTTTGTATTGCCTTTTTTGAGAATTTTCAAGGGACGGCAGAGATAAGCATAGCGCCACAGCTTGTGGGTAAGGAAGATCTCGGGCACTTTAACTCTGTATTGAATGGCTCGTCTCAGGTTGTGAATCTTTTAATGACGGGGCTGTTTTCAATTGTATTAGTGTATTTGGGCATCATTCAGGTGTACCTCTTTGTTGCCATTGCCTTTTTTGCAGCGTTTTTATGTTTTGCTTTTATTCGACGGGAAGGTACGAATAGAAAGACGTCTAAAAACACAAAGTTGATGACCCCTGGAAAGGGATATAAAAAAGAACTCAAGGAAGGTTTTGCGTATGTAAAGTCGACCAGACTGCTTATCATTATGCTGCCGTTCGTGCTCGCCAACGGGTTGCTCAGTGGGGTTCAAGCCGTGCTGCCAGATTATGCGCAAACCCTCGGAAGCACGACCTATTATGGATGGCTTATGTTTTCTATTTCAATCGGCCTCGTTGTAGGAAGCCTTGGCAGTTCATTGATCCTGCGCTTTCCAGTAGGCAAACTTTTCGTCATTTTGCCATTTCTGACAGGCATCCTCTGGCTCTGTTCTCTTCTCCAGCAAGAGATGTTACTTTCCTTTATCCTTTTTGGACTCTCCTTCGTTCCATTTGGTATGATGAATATAGTGTTTATTACGCTCGTCCAACAGTCCGTAGATTCGGCGTTGCTTTCACGCGTGTTGTCTCTTTGTGAGAGCATTCTTGTGCTCTCTATTCCTGGCGGTGCTTTACTTGGTGGATTCATTGCGTCACTGCTCGGTCCGCAGCTCATGATGTTTGCAAGTGCGGCGGCCTTCGCGATCATTGGCCTGTTCTTTCTTGTTCATCCATTTTTGCGAGCACTTCCTGCTTTGGACGAACTGACATTACATGAGGAGTCAAAAACCTATGAGCGATCTGAACCAACTTACTAA
- a CDS encoding ABC transporter ATP-binding protein: MSVLDVQGLTKAYKKDKLVLDHISFHLEAGECLGLVGESGCGKSTLARCVLGVETIKDGHIRLFDEPIQHLSEKKLRPLRKHFQAVFQHPTASLNPKRTIRESLLDPYQQFEKELSLAHFSFTSPDAFVRQLLEAVELPEELANRYPHELSGGQKQRVTIARAISIEPAFIVLDEPTASLDVLSQGAVLALLTTLRQSLGIAYLFISHDLAAVHQMSQRIMVMKEGKLVDQFSSDELMANERDSYTKELIAIF, from the coding sequence GTGAGCGTGCTTGACGTACAAGGCTTGACGAAAGCATACAAAAAAGACAAGCTGGTGTTAGATCATATCTCGTTTCATCTAGAGGCTGGTGAATGCCTAGGTTTAGTCGGCGAAAGTGGCTGTGGGAAAAGCACTTTGGCTCGATGCGTGCTCGGTGTCGAAACAATCAAAGATGGTCACATTCGTTTGTTTGATGAGCCGATCCAGCACCTAAGCGAAAAGAAGCTTAGACCTTTGCGCAAGCATTTTCAGGCCGTATTTCAACATCCCACAGCGTCATTAAATCCAAAACGCACGATTAGGGAATCATTGCTGGACCCTTATCAACAATTCGAAAAGGAGCTTTCGTTGGCGCACTTTTCCTTCACCTCACCAGATGCCTTTGTCCGTCAGCTGCTGGAGGCGGTTGAATTGCCTGAGGAGCTTGCGAATCGGTATCCACACGAGTTGAGTGGAGGGCAAAAGCAACGCGTAACGATTGCTCGCGCCATTAGCATTGAACCTGCCTTTATTGTGCTTGATGAGCCAACCGCTAGTCTGGACGTTCTTTCACAGGGAGCCGTATTGGCCCTGTTGACGACCTTACGTCAATCGTTAGGAATCGCGTACCTGTTTATTTCTCATGATCTTGCCGCCGTCCACCAAATGAGTCAGCGTATCATGGTTATGAAGGAAGGCAAGCTTGTTGATCAGTTTAGCAGTGATGAGCTGATGGCAAACGAGCGGGACAGCTACACGAAAGAACTAATTGCGATTTTTTGA
- a CDS encoding FIMAH domain-containing protein → MKKFMLVLFCIIFGSAIIPVQPLSAHAEDRLLAFPGAEGFGAYSQGGRGGEVYYVTSRELKGPGTFHDALTTAGDTPRTIVFGISGELTIPQIIVRDKSNITIAGQTAPGDGVTIKGNNVRFIDCEDIVIRYLRFRMGTLESQDDAMYVEDSKNVIIDHSSFSWGRDEVLSIKSKNYEDIQSRNITVQWSMMTEGLLTHSMGGLIEMNTITMHHNLYAHNNDRNPKTKGQIDFVNNVVYNWGEYPYVAGGESGTKGYGNVVGNYFVAGINSVDPQYAVVRGNENYSLYLENNRIDSNKNGVLDGTDTGAGMMEKERPSVLMPERFNYPLVHTQEPEDAYEAVLNFAGSSLARDAVDERISREVRTQTGAIIGHEDDAGGFPVLEERTGPTDSDNDGMPDEWELAHGLDPDNSSDRNADRNGDGYTNLEDYLNELAAPGFPDGYSMEPPVWSGPVFTPPEIPEPEVPKKEPLPAKNGELIKNMIINDSEKNAANWSVQQNLQPGDLVAGDRMSDSNGYQFVSIPETLQGSEWIRSAVESRGSTSEDLVSFFLAADADVYVAHDSRISSLPAWLQSYEPTGKSITDDQPIEFKLYKKHFPAGSHVVMGPNNDAKKMNYVVVVKPTATDKDTPNTAPAGLFGEMQSNDTIALQWESVAEAEGYLIYRSSSKDPYVRAVAYTTNATYEDNIIDLGMHYTYQIQAVNAGGPSQTSDAITVLAYEDSQSAPPAPAGLQTTEVNSLSIALSWEAVDEAVSYTVYRSTENSSNAEAIGYSSDATYVDNTVDPSTTYSYYVTAVGTGGQSTASSTTNATTGAPVDLPSVPQALQASDVSPSSNTLTWQTSDQAEQYIVYRKTTSGELYEEIARTTDARYVDDALNVEETGYTYKVTALNEKGETAPSPAIDVAMPQPPAPTDLIVGLAGDTFVGLVWTPQDGASLVNIYREVNGVAESLGTAKVNTFYDRTAESGVEYTYYVKAVNGGGESDASNSVTVRPSPFIQLQSALDVTIDSETFPHSVAKRLTNMLRQATHHWEKGHSTKASDFTEKFITVLAAETTSNPFSSQLHALAQRTLEQLE, encoded by the coding sequence ATGAAAAAGTTTATGTTGGTGTTGTTTTGCATCATTTTTGGAAGCGCTATCATTCCTGTGCAACCACTCTCTGCACACGCAGAAGATCGTTTGCTCGCATTCCCTGGGGCTGAGGGTTTTGGCGCCTATTCGCAGGGCGGTCGCGGTGGTGAAGTCTACTATGTAACTAGCCGTGAGCTCAAAGGACCTGGCACTTTTCACGATGCGCTTACAACGGCTGGTGATACGCCACGCACGATCGTTTTTGGCATATCTGGCGAGCTCACGATTCCGCAAATTATCGTTCGTGACAAATCCAATATTACCATTGCTGGACAAACCGCGCCTGGAGATGGCGTCACCATTAAAGGAAACAACGTTCGTTTTATCGATTGTGAAGACATTGTCATTCGTTACCTGCGTTTCCGCATGGGCACGCTCGAATCACAGGATGATGCCATGTATGTTGAAGACAGTAAAAATGTTATCATTGACCACTCCTCCTTCTCTTGGGGGCGGGACGAAGTACTGTCGATTAAAAGCAAAAATTACGAAGACATCCAATCTCGCAACATTACTGTTCAATGGTCGATGATGACGGAGGGGCTGCTTACCCACTCCATGGGCGGCCTAATTGAAATGAATACGATCACGATGCATCATAACCTCTATGCTCATAACAATGACCGTAACCCGAAAACGAAGGGGCAAATTGATTTCGTCAACAATGTGGTTTATAACTGGGGCGAATATCCGTACGTTGCTGGCGGCGAATCTGGAACAAAAGGCTATGGCAATGTTGTTGGCAACTACTTTGTTGCTGGGATTAATTCCGTTGACCCCCAGTATGCTGTCGTCCGAGGAAATGAAAATTACAGTCTTTACTTAGAAAACAATCGCATTGACAGCAATAAAAATGGTGTCTTGGACGGCACCGACACAGGCGCGGGCATGATGGAAAAGGAACGACCAAGTGTGTTGATGCCTGAACGTTTCAACTATCCGCTTGTGCACACACAAGAACCAGAAGACGCGTATGAAGCTGTGCTTAATTTTGCGGGTTCCTCTCTCGCGCGTGATGCGGTCGATGAGCGGATCTCTCGTGAAGTACGCACACAAACAGGCGCTATCATCGGTCATGAAGACGATGCTGGCGGCTTTCCAGTGCTTGAAGAAAGAACCGGTCCGACCGATTCGGACAACGATGGCATGCCGGACGAATGGGAGCTTGCGCATGGTCTTGACCCAGATAACTCATCTGATCGAAATGCAGATCGAAACGGTGACGGCTATACGAACCTGGAGGACTATTTAAATGAGCTGGCAGCCCCTGGTTTTCCAGATGGATATTCGATGGAGCCACCAGTTTGGAGCGGTCCTGTGTTTACACCTCCTGAGATTCCTGAACCCGAGGTGCCAAAGAAAGAGCCTCTACCTGCAAAAAATGGTGAGCTCATCAAAAACATGATAATCAATGACTCTGAAAAAAATGCGGCGAATTGGTCGGTACAACAAAACCTTCAGCCTGGGGATCTCGTCGCAGGGGACCGCATGTCTGACAGCAACGGCTATCAGTTTGTCAGCATTCCTGAAACACTTCAGGGCTCGGAGTGGATTCGTTCTGCGGTAGAATCACGTGGTTCTACCAGTGAGGATCTTGTGTCATTTTTCCTTGCTGCTGATGCCGATGTTTATGTCGCACACGATTCACGAATATCTTCACTACCAGCATGGTTGCAAAGCTATGAACCTACTGGTAAAAGCATAACCGATGATCAGCCAATCGAATTTAAACTCTATAAAAAGCATTTCCCTGCTGGTTCTCATGTCGTGATGGGGCCAAACAATGACGCAAAAAAGATGAACTACGTTGTCGTCGTTAAACCAACTGCGACGGATAAAGATACACCAAACACTGCACCGGCTGGACTATTTGGGGAGATGCAGTCCAACGACACCATTGCCTTGCAATGGGAGAGCGTTGCTGAAGCAGAAGGGTACTTAATTTACCGCTCCTCTTCAAAGGATCCTTATGTCAGAGCTGTTGCCTACACGACTAATGCAACCTATGAGGATAACATCATTGACCTTGGCATGCACTACACGTATCAAATCCAGGCGGTCAACGCTGGGGGACCTTCACAAACGAGTGACGCCATTACAGTGCTTGCTTATGAAGATTCACAATCGGCACCACCTGCTCCGGCTGGACTCCAAACTACGGAAGTAAACAGCCTGAGCATTGCCCTCAGCTGGGAGGCGGTAGATGAGGCGGTTAGCTATACCGTATACCGCTCAACCGAAAATTCGTCTAATGCTGAGGCAATTGGCTATTCATCGGACGCCACCTATGTCGATAACACCGTTGATCCATCCACCACTTACAGCTATTACGTCACCGCAGTAGGAACTGGTGGACAATCGACCGCTTCATCAACGACAAACGCGACCACTGGAGCACCAGTTGATCTGCCGTCTGTTCCGCAAGCTCTCCAAGCGTCTGATGTTTCGCCTTCGTCAAATACATTGACATGGCAGACGTCAGATCAAGCTGAACAATACATCGTTTACCGAAAAACGACTAGTGGCGAACTTTATGAAGAGATTGCCCGCACAACAGATGCGCGGTATGTCGATGACGCGTTAAATGTTGAGGAAACAGGCTACACCTATAAAGTGACAGCGTTGAACGAGAAAGGCGAAACCGCTCCTTCTCCAGCCATCGACGTCGCTATGCCTCAACCTCCTGCCCCGACAGATCTTATAGTAGGGCTTGCTGGTGATACCTTTGTCGGTCTCGTATGGACACCTCAGGACGGCGCGAGTCTTGTCAACATCTATCGAGAAGTTAATGGCGTGGCAGAATCGCTAGGGACAGCCAAGGTGAACACTTTTTATGACCGCACTGCTGAGTCAGGCGTCGAATACACCTACTATGTCAAAGCCGTCAACGGCGGCGGGGAATCAGATGCATCGAATTCCGTAACCGTTCGACCAAGTCCATTCATCCAGCTACAAAGTGCGCTTGACGTCACTATTGACAGCGAGACGTTCCCTCACTCTGTTGCCAAACGGCTGACGAACATGCTGCGCCAGGCGACACATCATTGGGAGAAAGGGCATTCTACAAAGGCGAGTGACTTTACTGAGAAATTCATCACCGTTCTGGCAGCTGAAACGACTTCAAATCCTTTTAGCTCCCAGCTCCATGCCCTCGCACAGAGAACCTTGGAGCAACTCGAGTAA
- a CDS encoding ATP-binding protein: protein MVDPIAVKQVLDNLLVNTLKYARSYASIQFQVTPDHAVFSISKDVEHLTEKDVPFLFNRLYTTDKARTDRGLAIAKNEWSTVS, encoded by the coding sequence ATTGTCGATCCAATCGCCGTTAAACAGGTGCTGGATAATCTGCTGGTAAATACCCTCAAATATGCAAGAAGCTATGCCTCCATCCAATTTCAGGTCACCCCAGATCACGCTGTATTTTCCATAAGCAAAGATGTTGAGCATTTGACAGAAAAAGATGTTCCATTCTTATTCAACCGGCTCTATACAACAGACAAAGCACGTACCGATCGCGGACTCGCGATTGCAAAAAACGAATGGTCAACTGTCAGCTGA
- a CDS encoding carboxylesterase/lipase family protein, giving the protein MRESIVHTSLGALEGTHEHGAFVWKGIPYAEPPTENLRFKSPVPVKAWEGVRKEQSFGPVCPQYVNDSMVAQDPKVLDQSEDCLYLTIWTPEAPSEKPLPVVVWIHGGAFVGGHSSNPLYHGNALAKRGNVIVVSFNYRLGALGFLNLSHLDAAYTPNAGLLDQVEALNWVQSHIASFGGDPANVTIMGESAGSMSVAALLAMPAAKGLFSKAIMQSGASQAMPLQLSKQVTSYFLTQIGADTPDSLANVSVSDLVAAQGKVADITGPLLTFQPVIDGNVLPLEPQQAIADGAAKDIPLLLGTNQDEGAFFIREDNLLEEQEIVRILATEMPEPQAEVVAKKYSSSHASQAQFITDLYFWRTSLQFIEAQSHFAPVWMYRFDGYIQGHPLFGEPVHAAEIPFVFGQLGVFQQLGFPITEEAMALSSRMQDAWLAFIQQGSPSTAALNWGGYTTETRATMVFAEPTTHHVFDPDAEKRAALMRGWV; this is encoded by the coding sequence ATGAGGGAAAGTATCGTACATACATCGTTAGGTGCGCTAGAAGGAACGCATGAGCATGGGGCATTCGTTTGGAAAGGCATCCCTTATGCAGAGCCTCCTACGGAAAACCTACGCTTCAAAAGCCCTGTACCCGTCAAAGCCTGGGAAGGGGTACGTAAAGAACAATCCTTTGGTCCCGTTTGTCCGCAGTATGTGAATGACAGTATGGTTGCCCAGGACCCTAAAGTGCTTGATCAGTCGGAGGATTGCCTGTACTTAACTATTTGGACACCAGAAGCCCCTTCAGAAAAACCCCTGCCTGTCGTCGTTTGGATACATGGTGGTGCTTTTGTTGGAGGACATAGCAGCAATCCTCTTTACCATGGCAATGCGCTCGCCAAACGCGGCAATGTGATCGTCGTATCCTTTAATTACCGCCTTGGTGCACTTGGGTTTTTAAATTTGTCTCATCTCGATGCCGCCTACACACCTAATGCAGGCTTGCTTGATCAGGTGGAGGCATTGAACTGGGTTCAATCACACATCGCCTCTTTTGGTGGAGACCCCGCAAACGTCACCATTATGGGAGAATCCGCCGGAAGCATGAGCGTAGCCGCACTGCTTGCGATGCCAGCGGCAAAAGGACTATTCTCTAAAGCGATTATGCAAAGCGGCGCGTCACAAGCGATGCCCCTTCAGCTCTCAAAGCAAGTCACTTCGTATTTCCTTACACAAATAGGTGCAGACACACCCGACTCTCTTGCCAATGTATCCGTTAGCGACCTGGTCGCCGCCCAAGGAAAAGTCGCAGACATCACTGGCCCCTTGCTTACCTTTCAACCTGTAATCGATGGAAACGTTCTGCCGCTTGAACCACAGCAAGCGATCGCCGATGGCGCTGCAAAGGACATCCCTCTGTTACTCGGTACGAATCAAGATGAAGGCGCATTTTTCATCCGCGAGGACAATCTGCTGGAGGAACAAGAAATTGTACGAATCCTTGCTACAGAGATGCCAGAACCACAAGCAGAGGTCGTGGCCAAGAAGTATTCGTCCTCCCATGCCTCACAGGCCCAATTCATTACGGATTTGTATTTCTGGCGTACGTCGTTGCAATTTATTGAAGCCCAAAGTCACTTCGCACCTGTTTGGATGTATCGTTTTGACGGTTACATTCAAGGGCATCCTTTGTTCGGAGAGCCTGTACACGCGGCAGAGATTCCGTTTGTGTTTGGACAGCTTGGCGTGTTTCAACAACTCGGCTTTCCTATCACTGAAGAAGCGATGGCGTTGTCTTCACGTATGCAAGACGCGTGGCTCGCCTTTATTCAACAAGGCTCCCCGTCAACAGCCGCCTTAAACTGGGGTGGGTACACCACAGAGACCCGTGCGACAATGGTGTTTGCCGAACCCACGACACACCACGTTTTTGACCCAGATGCAGAAAAACGGGCTGCACTCATGCGCGGATGGGTGTAA